Below is a genomic region from Balneola sp. MJW-20.
CTACGATCTCAGACTGAACATTAATACTGCAGGATATATAATTGTCTTCACTGTGAACGTCCTGAGATACGAAGGTCTCATGACTTTCAGCCACCTGGCCGCAGATGCCCTTACCGAAAGGGATTCGGGTATGATCCGTTGATTCTCCGACAAAGGGTCCGAGTATAAGCTCTCGCGGAGATTCCGGATCTACAAAATAAAAACCCACCCAGTCAAAAGTAGGAACCGTATCTGCTAGTACTTCACATATGGCAAAAAGCTTCTCATTACGGGTAACATCCCTGGTCAGGATCTCCTCAACCATGTTGAGGACCTCATCATTTAATGTGGTTTCTGATATGGCCATATTGGTGTTGTAATTTTTGACCTAAAATAGGAGAATTATGGGTTGCTCAAAGTTAAGCTTTGATAAAAGCTATACAATTAAACAATGAATTCCATAAAAAGGTGCCTATCTTTGTTCCATGGAAGAATTTTTAAAAGATATCATACCCTATTCTGCACAGGTGATGGGAGTCGGAGCACTACTTATTGCCAGCTTTACCTCTCTCTTTTCGGTGGTTAACCCGATCACAGCTATGCCAGTATTCCTCTCTCTCATGGAAGGGCACACAGACCGCGAAAAAGTACAGACAGCACGCAAAGCAAGTACTTATATGTTCTTTGTGCTGCTCATTTTTTTACTGATAGGGACTTATATCCTGAGTTTTTTTGGGATCAGTCTGCCCGGAATCCGAATAGCCGGCGGACTAGTTATTGTCAGGGCCGGTTTTTCAATGCTTAATCCTGAAAAAGGGGGCCGGAAGCTTACCGAAGAAGATGAAGAGGCTGCAATGGAGAAGGAAGATGTTTCTTTTAGTCCGCTGGCCATGCCGTTGTTATCAGGTCCAGGATCTATAGCAGTAGTGATCGGTTTTGGTTCACAGGCCCAGGGTTTGACCGATTATATTATTCACGGTTCTGCGGTTTTCCTGGTTGCAATTACTGCCTATTTGATCCTCAGGATCGCTCCCTTTCTGGTTAAATATATCGGTCAGACCGGAATGACGGTGATCACCCGAATGATGGGCTTTATAGCTCTGGCGATCGGAATTCAATTTGTGATCAACGGTATATCCAAATTTTTTGGGATCGGACTATGATCCGGAAACTGTTTGAATATGACCGGGACACCAATCTTATGATGCTTAACTTTCTGGAGAAACAGGAGGGGCTGGACCTGCATGAATGTTTCCGGCACTTAAGTCATATAGTTTGGGCTCAGGAGATCTGGCTGGCAAGGATAATGAATTTGGGCTGCCCTGTTGATCAATGGGAAGTGATACCAGTAAGAAGGCTTAAAGAAATGCTGGAGATCAACTTTCAGCGATTTAAGGATATCATGGATGGCCAAGATACCGAGGAAATAATTCACTATACTAATTCGGAAGAAAAATCATTTGATCATAAGATCAGTGATATTCTTCAGCATGTGATCATTCACGGACAGCATCATCGGGCCCAGATATCATTACTGCTCAGACAAAGTGGAATAAAACCTCCTGCAACGGATCTGATCTACTATCTCAGACAGCCCTGAACCTAATTACTGCATAATATATTTCGATCTATGTACACTATTCTTGAAAGTATTGAATACGGACTGGGAGAATTTTCCTCATTTATGTGGGGATACCCGCTGGTTATACTGCTGGTTGGCGGCGGATTATTCTTCCTGATCAGTTCGAAACTGACTCCGTTCAGGTTCTTCTTTCACTCCATTGATCTGATTCGGGGTAAGTATGACGACCCTGACGCTCCCGGAGACATTAATTATTTCAAGGCTTTGACCACAGCACTTGCATCTACCGTGGGAATGGGAAATATCAGTGGGGTAGCTGTTGCGATCTTTATGGGTGGTCCCGGCGCTTTATTCTGGATGTGGATGAGTGCTCTGGTAGGTATGGCTACTAAATTCTTTACCTGTAGCTTATCTATTATGTATCGGGGTAAGGACTCCAGCGGCAAGATTCAGGGCGGGCCAATGTATGTGATCCGCGAAGGCCTGGGCAGCAAGTGGATGCCACTTGCATATCTTTTTGCAGTGGCTGGTTTATTTGGACCACTGCCTATTTTTCAGACCAATCAGCTGGTGCAGATCCTAAGAGACCTGATCTATGTTCCCCAGGGTTGGGTGGAGGCAGATGCGGCTTTTACCGGCAATCTTTTGACAGGAATCGTCTTGGTTGGGCTGGTTTCTTTAGTGATCTTTGGCGGGATCAAAAGAATAGCGACGGTGGCATCAAGACTGGTGCCGGCAATGGTTGTGATCTATGTTGTCTCGGTTCTGGCCATCCTTGCAGTTCACTATGCTGAAGTCCCTAAATATCTGATGCTTATCGTAACGGATGCATTCAGCGGGAAGGCGGTAATGGGCGGGGCGGTAGGACAGCTGATCATTATCGGTGTTCAAAGAGCTGCTTTCTCCAATGAAGCTGGTATTGGTACAGAGTCTTTAGCACATGGTGCATCCAAGTCGAAAGAGCCAATCCGCGAAGGGCTGGTTGCCATGCTGGAGCCGGCGATAGATACATTGATTGTTTGTACCATGACTGCTTTAGCGATCCTGGTCACCGGGGTATGGCAGTCAACGGAGGCAAATGGGGTCACCCTGACGCTGAATGCCTTTGAAGAAGCCCTGCCGGGAGTCGGAACTTATATGCTGCTTATCTCGGTATTCACTTTTAGTGTAAGTTCCATGCTTACTTATTCCTACTACGGTACAAAGTGTCTCGGTTTTCTGATCGGTGCTGAGAAACAGCACCTCTACAACTATTTCTATGTTGGTTCAATCATATTCGGAGCGGTTGTATCCATTGAGTCTGTGATCAGTCTTATCGACGGGATGTTTGCCGTAATGGCCATACCTACCATGATATCAGCTCTGCTCTTATCACCCAAAGTAAGAGCTGCCGCTAAAGAGTATTTTGCAAGAATGAGGTCTCAGGGTATTAATAGTTAATTTCCCTTTTTATAAAGTGGATAAACTGTTTTATTTACGGTGCGAATTAAACATACATACCGTGATGAAACATCTATATCTCATTCTGATCTCAATTTTTCTTTTAAATCCTGTTATTGCCCAGGAGAAAGCTTCCTTTAAGGATAAGACCAAAGGCCTGACCTTAGAAGAAGGTTATTTTGATTACTATTACGATGCAGAAAAAGCACGTATTCTTTTAGTTGTTGAAGACCTTAAAAAGGAATTCCTGTATGCTAATTATCTGGCGGCAGGAGTTGGGTCGAATGACATAGGTCTTGACCGGAGCCAGCAAGGCGGGGAAAGGGTCGTCTACTTTGAGAAGAGGGGAAATAAACTATTTCTGATCCAGCCAAATCTATCCTATAAAGCAGTATCTGATAATGCATTAGAGAGAAAGTCAGTGGAAGAAGCCTTTGCTTCATCAGTGCTTCATGCTTTTAATATTGAGGCCACCAAAGATGGAGCATACCTCATTGATCTTACCCCGTACCTGGTCCGTGATTCACATGATGTATCTAATACCCTCAGAAGGCGGGGAGAAGGGTCTTTTACGCTGGATAAGAACCGCAGCGTGGTATATGAAGAGGGAACTTTCAATTTCCCGATGAATTCAGAGTTTGAAGTAATGCTGACCTTCTCCGGTAGCAACCCAGGCGGGCAGGTACGATCCGTTGTGCCGGATCCTAATGCAATTACAGTAAGAACGCATCATTCCTTTGTTCAATTACCGGATGATGATTTTGAGCCAAGGAAGTATGATCCAAGAGCCGGATATTATGCAACTTCCTATATGGATTATGCAGCACCTATTGATGAACCCATGATGCAGCGATTTATTAACAGACACCGGCTCCAGAAGAAAGATCCGTCTGCTGAGAAAAGTGAAGCGGTTGAGCCTATCGTATATTACCTGGATAACGGCACACCGGAACCGGTAAGATCTGCATTACTGGATGGTGCAGAATGGTGGAATCAGGCTTTTGAAGCTGCCGGATACATCAATGCCTTTCAGGTGAAAATACTTCCGGATGATGCTCATCCACTTGATATACGTTATAATGTGATCAACTGGGTACACCGCTCAACCCGTGGCTGGTCATACGGAGGGTCGGTTGTGGACCCCCGGACTGGTGAGATCATAAAAGGAAATGTATTGCTGGGTTCACT
It encodes:
- a CDS encoding GAF domain-containing protein, which gives rise to MAISETTLNDEVLNMVEEILTRDVTRNEKLFAICEVLADTVPTFDWVGFYFVDPESPRELILGPFVGESTDHTRIPFGKGICGQVAESHETFVSQDVHSEDNYISCSINVQSEIVVPIMKDGDFVAQIDIDSNTLNSITADQKDLLEEICDLLSDEF
- a CDS encoding MarC family NAAT transporter, which encodes MEEFLKDIIPYSAQVMGVGALLIASFTSLFSVVNPITAMPVFLSLMEGHTDREKVQTARKASTYMFFVLLIFLLIGTYILSFFGISLPGIRIAGGLVIVRAGFSMLNPEKGGRKLTEEDEEAAMEKEDVSFSPLAMPLLSGPGSIAVVIGFGSQAQGLTDYIIHGSAVFLVAITAYLILRIAPFLVKYIGQTGMTVITRMMGFIALAIGIQFVINGISKFFGIGL
- a CDS encoding DinB family protein, with translation MIRKLFEYDRDTNLMMLNFLEKQEGLDLHECFRHLSHIVWAQEIWLARIMNLGCPVDQWEVIPVRRLKEMLEINFQRFKDIMDGQDTEEIIHYTNSEEKSFDHKISDILQHVIIHGQHHRAQISLLLRQSGIKPPATDLIYYLRQP
- a CDS encoding alanine/glycine:cation symporter family protein, which produces MYTILESIEYGLGEFSSFMWGYPLVILLVGGGLFFLISSKLTPFRFFFHSIDLIRGKYDDPDAPGDINYFKALTTALASTVGMGNISGVAVAIFMGGPGALFWMWMSALVGMATKFFTCSLSIMYRGKDSSGKIQGGPMYVIREGLGSKWMPLAYLFAVAGLFGPLPIFQTNQLVQILRDLIYVPQGWVEADAAFTGNLLTGIVLVGLVSLVIFGGIKRIATVASRLVPAMVVIYVVSVLAILAVHYAEVPKYLMLIVTDAFSGKAVMGGAVGQLIIIGVQRAAFSNEAGIGTESLAHGASKSKEPIREGLVAMLEPAIDTLIVCTMTALAILVTGVWQSTEANGVTLTLNAFEEALPGVGTYMLLISVFTFSVSSMLTYSYYGTKCLGFLIGAEKQHLYNYFYVGSIIFGAVVSIESVISLIDGMFAVMAIPTMISALLLSPKVRAAAKEYFARMRSQGINS